GCGGCTCCCCGCGGCGCACCGGCCCGCCCTGCGCGCCGCGGACCTCGCGCACCAGCCGGGGCTCCATCAGCACGCCGCCGTTGGCGAGGGCGCCGTACGCCATCACCATCTGCAGCGGCGTGACCGCCACCTCGTAGCCGATGGAAAGGCTCGCCGGGGTCAGCCGCGACCACCCGGCCGGGCGCCGGAGCCGGCCGCCCGCCTCGGAGGGGAACTCCACCCCGGTAGGCGTTCCGAAGCCGAAGTCGCGGAGGTAGGCGTACTGCTCGGCCGGGCGGAGCCGCGGCGCCAGCTTCGCCATGGCGATGTTGCTGGACTCCCGCAGCGCCTCGCGGACCGTGACGGCGCCCATGGCGTGCACGTCCCGGAAGGCGCGGCCGTTGGCGTCCACCCAGAGGCCGTTCTCCGCGTGCAGCGTCTCCTCCAGCGACACCTTCCCCTGCGCCATCAGGGTGGCGATGAAGAAGGGCTTGAAGGTGGAGCCGGGCTCGTACGGCTCGGTGAAGCCGGCCAGCGTCCGCGCGCCGCCGGGGCGGCGCGACACCGCCGCCAGGATCTCCCCGGTGCGGGGGTCGGCCACCAGCAGGTCGCCGCCCTCCGCGCCGGTGCCGCGAACCGCCTCGCGAAGGGCGCCGTCGGCGATCTCCTGAAGGTCGAAGTCCAGGGTGAGGTAGACGTCCGCGCCATCGTGCGGCGGGACCACCGGGAGCGACACGGTGGGCTCGGCCCGTCCCCGGGCGTCGCGGCGCAGCAGCGCGTACCCGTCCGTCCCGCGCAGCATGGCGTCCCACTCCTGCTCCACCCCGCCGAGCGCGCGCCCGTCGCCCGAGACGACGCCGAGCACCTCCCGCCCCACG
The Longimicrobiaceae bacterium DNA segment above includes these coding regions:
- a CDS encoding penicillin-binding protein 2; translation: MSARGGRSGKRGDESLVLRRRILVASFAVAAVAVLGRAFQLQALEGEKWAAVAADQQQSRTPVPARRGGIFDRNGTPLALSYETFRISVAPRELRDRDGAVLALRDGLGLSAGAARAATDPRRKWVVLPGRFTAEQHARLEGIRGIHSERKLERFYPQGDVGREVLGVVSGDGRALGGVEQEWDAMLRGTDGYALLRRDARGRAEPTVSLPVVPPHDGADVYLTLDFDLQEIADGALREAVRGTGAEGGDLLVADPRTGEILAAVSRRPGGARTLAGFTEPYEPGSTFKPFFIATLMAQGKVSLEETLHAENGLWVDANGRAFRDVHAMGAVTVREALRESSNIAMAKLAPRLRPAEQYAYLRDFGFGTPTGVEFPSEAGGRLRRPAGWSRLTPASLSIGYEVAVTPLQMVMAYGALANGGVLMEPRLVREVRGAQGGPVRRGEPRVVRRVLPAKVTEELRDVLVAVVDDGTGTRASLSTFEVAGKTGTARVTGAGGRYEAGSYASTFVGYFPANDPQLALFVKLNRPRGVYYGGATAAPVMREMLQAVLAARSPTLDGASLAATRRTALA